The nucleotide window TCCCCGCGGTGGAGAGTAGCCATGCCCTGGCATACGCGATGAAGCGACTTCCGGAGATGCACAAAGACCAGATACTGATGGTGAACCTGTCCGGCAGGGGCGACAAGGACTTGGACACAGTGCTGCCCATGCTTGGACTGTAGGTGGACGAACGCGGCGCGGCCTGTCAGAAGCGACGACGACTGTCCCCTGTTCGTCATCCCGAGCGCGGCGAGGGATCGCGAGAACACAGCCGATACCCCGGTAAAACCAGCGCAATAGCGAGATGTTCATGATAGAATTATTACATTTCAGAATCGCGTTTGCAGCGCACGGTTGGACCGATCGTAGCTTGCATCTATTATCAAAAGAGAGGGTGTTGACAGTGTTCGCATTCAAGATGTTTACGTCGTTGCTTCTTTTGCTGGTACCGGGTGGGGAATTCTTCGCGTTGACACCGGCGGCGCTTCAAAGCTTTTTCGAGGGTGAGACCGCCGAGATGATCGGTCATGTCATGATGGAGCAATTGTACGACCTTGATCAACTGGTGGAAGAGCGCGGCTCGTTCACTCCGGGGAGCATCCTCGCGGGCGTGACGGCGGGCGAATTCGACCCGGAGGAGACGACCCTCGAGCAGAGGGCGAGAATGGGGGATATGTACGCCCAGAACGACCTCGGGTTGAAGTACAACCTGGGAGACGGCGTGCCACAGGACTATGCCGAGGCCGTAAAGTGGTACACCATGGCGGCGGAGCAGGGACTCGCGGTTGCCCAGACGAATCTGGCCTGGATGTACGAGAGCGGCAGCGGAGTCGCCAGGGACATGGCCCTAGCCGCGGAGTGGTACACAAGGGCGGCCGACCAGGGGCACTCCCGCGCCCAGAACAACCTAGGGGTTCTGTACGAGCACGGCAACGGAGTGGAACAGGACCTCTCGAATGCCGTCAAGCTATACAGGAGGGCCGCCGAGCAGGGAAACCTGAATGCCCAGACGAACCTCGCCTACATGTACGAGCACGGCAGGGGCGTGAAGCAGAACGACAGAAGGGCCGTGGAGTTGTACACTAAGGCGGCCGAGCTGGGGCACTCCCGCGCCCAGAACAACCTCGGGTTTCTGTACGAACACGGCAGGGGGGTCCGACGGAGCGAAAAGAAGGCCGCCGATTGGTATCGCAAGGCCGCGGAGCAGGGAAACCCCTATAGTCAGACCAACCTGGCATGGATGTACGAGAGCGGCAGCGGGGTTGAAAAGGACGAGTCGAAGGCGGTGGAGCTCTACCTGCTGGCGGCGGAGCAGGGGCACGCACGAGCCCAGACCAACCTGGCATGGATGTACCAGAACGGGACCGGCGTGGCCCAGAACGACGTCGAAGCTGTCAGGTGGTACAGGAGCGCCGCCGAGCAGGGAGACCTCAGGGGACAGTGCAACCTTGGATGGATGTACGAGAAGGGCAGGGGCGTGGAGCAGAGCGACGAGGAGGCCGTCAGGTGGTACAGGTCGGCCGCCGAGCAGGGGCACTCCACTGCGCAGGCCAACCTCGGCTGGATCTACA belongs to Synergistaceae bacterium and includes:
- a CDS encoding sel1 repeat family protein — protein: MFTSLLLLLVPGGEFFALTPAALQSFFEGETAEMIGHVMMEQLYDLDQLVEERGSFTPGSILAGVTAGEFDPEETTLEQRARMGDMYAQNDLGLKYNLGDGVPQDYAEAVKWYTMAAEQGLAVAQTNLAWMYESGSGVARDMALAAEWYTRAADQGHSRAQNNLGVLYEHGNGVEQDLSNAVKLYRRAAEQGNLNAQTNLAYMYEHGRGVKQNDRRAVELYTKAAELGHSRAQNNLGFLYEHGRGVRRSEKKAADWYRKAAEQGNPYSQTNLAWMYESGSGVEKDESKAVELYLLAAEQGHARAQTNLAWMYQNGTGVAQNDVEAVRWYRSAAEQGDLRGQCNLGWMYEKGRGVEQSDEEAVRWYRSAAEQGHSTAQANLGWIYMNGKGVDKDIQEALRWLAMAADQGNSSAMYNIGWLCENGDGVDKDLKRAVKWYRRAVEMGDKMAMDALERLGEK
- a CDS encoding tryptophan synthase subunit beta, which gives rise to EHSYLKDTGRAKYVSVTDKEALDAFARLSRKEGIIPAVESSHALAYAMKRLPEMHKDQILMVNLSGRGDKDLDTVLPMLGL